The window TTCATGTTCTTGCAGATGATGTTCATTGAATACCTCGAACAAGGTGTACGTTCCACCTTCCACTCCGGCTTTATTATCATGTTTTCTGACCTTTATCTCTCAGGCCAAGCACTTCTCAATTAATGTGTACAAGAAGGAGGACAAAGACCTCAAGGCAAAGAATGAGCGTCTCGCCGAGCGTCGTGAGGCGTTCCGAGCTGGTCAACTCGAACAGGATCTTTCCGAGCTCAAGATGCGACCCGAACCCTTTACTTGGGAAGGTTTGGTGGGTATACAAAGTTCTAAATCGAAATAAGCTGACTGGGGTAACCAGAACTACACTGTACCTATTCCTGGTGGTCATCGTCAACTTTTGAACGACATCTATGGTTACGTCAAGCCTGGCTCCCTTACTGCCCTTATGGGTGCCTCCGGTGCTGGTAAAACCACGTTGCTCGATGTCCTTGCTTCTAGGAAGAACATTGGTGTGATCGAAGGTGACATTTTGATGAATGGTCGGCCTATTGGTACCGGTAAGTTGCTTTGTTCTCAGCCAGCGAGTAGAATTCTGACAGGCATAAAGATTTCCAGCGAGGTTGCGCCTACGCCGAACAGCAAGATACTCACGAATGGACTACAACCGTCCGAGAGGCTCTCCAATACTCTGCTTATCTTCGTCAACCTCAACACGTTCCCAAAcaggagaaggatgatTATGTGGAGGACATCATTGAACTTCTTGAACTCCAGGAATTGGCTGATGCCATGATTGGTTTCCCGGGCTATGGTCTCTCTGTTGAAGGTGAGTAGCGGATGGCTACAAACGTTGCGCAAGCGCTAATCCCGCGCAGCACGCAAGCGAGTCACTATCGGTGTGGAACTTGCTGCCAAGCCTGAGttgctcctcttcttggATGAACCCACATCTGGTCTCGATGGACAGAGCGCGTACAACATTGTTCGATTCCTTAAAAAGCTCTGTGCTGCCGGCCAAAAGATCTTGTGCACAATCCACCAGCCTAACGCTTTGCTCTTCCAGTCTTTTGACAGGCTTCTGCTCCTTCAGCGAGGTAGGTATCCGTTTTCTAATCTGAGTTTGTTGACCTAACCATTTGACCTCTTTTTAGGTGGTGAATGCGTTTACTTCGGTGATATTGGACCTGACTCTAAGGTCTTGATTGACTACCTCGAGCGAAACGGCGCCAAGGTTCCGCATGATGCCAATCCTGCTGAATTCATGCTCGAAGCTATCGGAGCCGGTTCCCGCAAGCGTATTGGCAGTGACTGGGGAGAGAAATGGAGGAATTCACCTGAGTTTGAGGAGGTGAAACGCGAAATCCAAGAGCTGAAAGCTGAAGCGTTGGCGAAGCCCGTTGAGGAGAAGTCCAGCAGGACAGAATATGGTCAGTTTTATTGGCACGCAATCTTGCCCGATTGACTATTGACATATTCATCTAGCCACcagcttcctcttccaactcAAGACTGTGCTTTACAGGAGTGGGTACCACAGCCATTGATGTATTTGTCTTAGCTAATGGGTATCATAGCCAATGTCGCTCTTTGGAGAAACGCGGACTATCAGTGGACTCGTCTTTTTGCTCATCTCGCCATTGGTCTTATTGTTACTCTTACTTTCCTCCAGCTTGACAACTCTGTTCAATCTTTGCAATACCGAGTCTTCGCTATCTTCTTTGCGACTGTCCTTCCTGCATTAATTCTTGCGCAGATTGAACCTCAGTATATTATGAGTAGAATGACTTTCAATGTAAGTTCATCCGTCTCGGCGAATGACCACTACGCTAAAATATCCTGTAGCGAGAAGCTAGTTCAAAGATGTACTCTTCCACTGTATTTGCCTTAACCCAGTTGCTTGCTGAGATGCGTGAGTCAAACAAGGaccttcttcattcttcaCCATACTCACGACATGCACAGCCTACTCTCTTGGATGTGCTGTatctttcttccttctgctCTACTACGGTGTCGGCTTCCCCTACGCCTCATCTCGAGCTGGttacttcttcttgatgATTCTGGTCACTGAAATCTACGCTGTGACCCTTGGTCAGGCCGTGGCCGCTCTTTCACCCACCATTCTCATTGCAGCTCTTTTGTGAGTAGAACATTTTGAGCATTTCAGGCTCCAGTGCTGATATTGTCGCGATAGCAATCCCTTTTTGCTCGTgctcttctccatcttctgCGGTGTTACGGCCCCTCCTCCCACTTTGCCATACTTCTGGAGGAAGTGGATGTGGCCCCTCGACCCTTTCACCCGCCTTATCAGGTGAGCCATTGCCTTTTTCCCTTTGGTCTGTAGCTGATCTTGTCTTCCCATAGTGGTCTTGTCTCCACAGTTCTTCAGGATCAAGAGGTCGTCTGCAAGGACGGAGAATACCAAATCTTCCGTGAGTGTCCCATTCATGCATTGCCCATTAATTGCTAACTTGCTTCAAAGCTGCTCCTTCAGGACAGACTTGTCAGCAGTGGGCTGGTGCGTTCGCCGAGGCCGTTGGTGGCTATATCAATAACCCCGACTCTACCGACGATTGTCAGTTCTGCCAGTACCGAACTGGCCAAGCCTTTTTTATTCCTTTGGAAATCAGTTTCTCAACCAGGTGGAGAGATTTCGGTATCTTCATCTGCTATGTGATTTTCAACATCCTTGTTCTACTGATTGCTGCTAGGTTCTTGAAGTGGCAGAGGAGATAAAGGAGCAGAAATACGCGGGGTAAACCATAGAAAGACGAAGGAGATTCGTCTTTTGCTTACATTTTTAAAGCCATCGTGAATAGAAATAGCATTTTAGACTGCTTTTATTTAATATGAATTTTTTTGTGTGTATAACATGTGGTGTGTCGTGTGACAACAATATTTATCACACTGATGGGGCATTCAGACATTTGGTCATCTCAAGCGCTAGTTTGTGGAAGAGAATGCGGAGGACGTCAACaagtggaagagggaaCTGTGCAGGGTCCGGGGAGGACAGTTCGTAGGGAAGATATCTCTGGTGGTGCAAAGAATCGGAGGCCTCCAGAAGTTGGACACTTGCCGTTGGGAATGAGAAGACAACTTTTGAGCCCGCATTTGTTTTTAACGACTCATACAACAACAGTCAACTACGTTGCCTTTTTAATGGCTTTTAAAAAGATAACGAAGAAAGAATTTGAAATGACATAAGTCTTCTTTTAGCACACTGTAGCGAATACATAATGATAACACTGCTGATCGTCTGCGACACCTTGGTTTGCGTGCTAATGGGTGGCCTGGTGAGCGAGCGATGCTGTCGTCCGTTCCGTCCGTTTTCCAAATTACTAACTGCTGActgctgctggtgtatTTTGTATACGACTGGTGCGGCATCCTTTCCCATCTTCATATGGCCCGACAAGCATCTTGATCTCGTAGCATTACTGTAAAGCGCAATAGGGCAATGTTTGATTGGGGTTGTCTTCATACTAAGTATGTGAGCTGCGGCATCAGAATATTGAGGCTTTCATATAGACCCCTACGTATATGTACAAATAGTACGTAACGAAGCTGTTTCTAACCGGCCGCGGCGGACCATCAAAGCTATGACGTTGAATCAATCTCCGCTTTCTTTCGTTCTGTAAAATATATCCACCCTTTTGCCTTTTTTGGTATATGCTAATAATGAGTTATTCGGACGCGTGTAATAGATCTTTGAATCTCACTCTCTCTTATTTGATCACCGAACAACTATTTATTGACAGCTAAGACAAATATGGAGGATGAAAAAGTATGATTACGTAGTAGTAGTAATATACTGTAACGTAAGGGTTCAGAAAGAAGGGCCGAGAAAGAACGATAGGAACCAAcggaggagagagaggacGAGAGAACAATAGGGAGCGGAGATTTAGATTTGGAGGACGCGGCATAGCGTGCCGAGTGAAGtcaggaggaggagagaagaaaagcAGGACGACCGTCCTGCGAGGAGGACCCAGGGAAAGACGTGAAGATGAGTCAGCACCGTTTCTCATCACAACAAGACGAGGTGATATCCGCCCTCCACGCCTCATCCAAAGAGACCGCCTGGGTCGGATGCAACAATAAGATCTCTTATGAGCTCAACCTCAAACATTCACACATGTCAGCTGCCTTACTTCCTAGTATCCTAGAAGCAGGCGTACCAGTTTTGATGTTTGCTGGTGCAGAAGATTTGATATGTAACTATAAGGGGATTGAAAGGATCATATAAACGGTTTAGAATGGGATGGTGAAAAAGGTTTTGCGGTGAGTAGACATTCGAGCGGTGATTGTGAAGTCATGCTAATAAAAGCGTAGAATACTACCAGCCAGGAATGATATCTTAATGGTATTCAAGTCGGGACATGGCAAACATCCCGAGGCCTCTCATATGCAAAGGTAAATGTAGATACAAAAAAATATATGAAAGGACGTAGTAGTCTTTCCAGTAGATTTTATGTATCTGTAAATCGTCTAATCTTCTCACAAAGCTCAGTCTTGCTGAACTAGCTCTCAGAAAGTAGGATATTTGTTTAACTGTAGACATGTCACGGACCAACCACGGGGTCTTAGGACGCAGGTCGGGTAGCCtaggaagaagaggaaggaacTAAGAGGGATAAAAAGGGAAAGCTGGTCTAGGTCTGGGTAGCTAGGATACTGGGTTCTCAGGACTGAAGTTGATGAAATGTTGTTGATCCTGGAGGATGCGAGGGATTTCtaaaaaaagaaactaacTAAAGAGCTTGTTGATtctatatatatatgtcCTATTAACTTCCACTCGGGTCCTCCCTCCACCCCAAGATCTGAATAAAAACCGTAACAAGACAAACCACTGGCAAGACAAACCACTGAAGACCACGAAAGTATATTATCATCTGGTGTTTCCGACTTCTGCGAGGTTAGGCCCAGGGCACCGCTACATATACGTACCAGCTCAGTTGCTGCAAGGTAGTAACCTCGGTATATAACACAGCATGGGTCAGGATCGCGACCAACATTAACGGCAAAAGTATCTGTTCTTCGGTAGTATCCAGTCACATATGTAGCACGCAGCATGATGTATAAACAACAGTTGATGCTGACGTTATGGATACCATGCATAATCATGAAGATAATGAAGGAATCTGATTCCTGTTATCTGATCCtgctgaagaagaacaggAAATGCGCCTCTTGCTGTGCTCTAAGATATAACTCTTGCTAACGTCGAAGTCGTAAGGCCTTGATAAAATGAGATGTTGGGAAAAAAATAATTTGGCTGCTAGTACAATAAATGATTACCAAAGCGACTAAGCTATATAACTCCCAGAATACGCAAGCCCAAAAATTTCCAAAAACTACAAAGGGGAAAAAGGGGACTGAATGTTCATAGACCATTATTGTAGAAAAATGGCAAGCATCCCATGGCAACCAGTGTTATTGTTGAGCCTGACGCCATGAATCGGCCGTTTGCATGCCTGGGCTGTTTTGAAAGTTGACTGAAGGATAACTCAACGCCGTCCCCACAAATGGAGGACTGGACTGCTAGGAAACCGACAGTCAGCTTTGCATGCACCTCGCAAAAGTCCCCAGTGAAAAGTAACTCACCTCTTGGCCCCAGATCCCCTCGTTACGCTGACTTCCGCGTGAGTAATCAGGAGGCTCAACCCCAAACACTGCTTGAGGCCGTGGCGGCCCATGGAGAGGAGGGTTTTGAGGGTATGGATAAGATTCATATCGGACGGGGTATCGAGACTCGATCTGAGTCATGCTTACTGGGGCTTGGTCCGCTGATCCAGCAGGTTGAGCAGCAGAGATGTTTCCAGAGTGTGAAAGGGAGTGAGATCGCAAGTCTCCAAAagcagcagaagaagaaaggtAAGGTGACGCAGAAGGTGCCTAGCGAACCGCTGAGTCAGCTTGATCTCCACGGTTcgaaaaaagaaaagtgCGAGATACGCACTGAGAGCGGACGTACAGAGGAAGACATCGCTCGCCTGTGAGAGTCTTCACCTGGCGTCTTCGAGTACTGATCAACAGTGCTTGACGGGACAGAGGAGCTGGCAGATGCTGAGCTTGCACCATCATTGTTGGTTGCGGAAAAAATCGGCTGCGATTTGAGTATGATCAATGAAACATGTCAATCGAAATCATGATCATACTCACATTTGTCAAAGGTCTCGGTCGATTGCTATGGCTAGTGCCTTGCCTAAGAGGGGGACTAGCACCAAGGTCGGCAGTAGTAGAGGCATCTGGAGGTCCTCCGTAGGTCACCCGCAGAGCATACAACTGCCTTCTCTGATCGGCATTTTCTTCACGCAAATACCGATTCTCCGCTTGTAGTTGGCTCAACTCGGATGAATGGGCAGACAAAGGAAGATGTGAAATTCCAGAGAAAGGAAGCTGGCCAAGTTGCCTTCTAGCGTCCTCCAGCTGGGCAGTAAGTAACTGAACAGACTCCTCGAGCtgtggaggaagagatagCCATGTTAATGATCAGTTGGACAGATATGCCGATCACCTACCGCTTTTACCCTCGCCTTCTGTTTCTCCCTATGCCTCTTCTGCGCTCTCGCGTTTCTCGTACGGCCGTCGTATTCGTCCATAACTGTATTTTCGTCATTATTCTTGGCACCTGTAGCCAGGATTTTTGAACTAATGGAAGTCCTTGGTGACATCTAAAATAAGGAAGGATCTTGCGGAGAAAGAGGactaaaaaaaaataatGGAATGCAGTGCGGAGATCAACCGGACAAGCACGCATAGGCCAGTCTGTTATATCACGGGAGTTGCGTTGGAATCCAAGCTTAGACAGCGCCTCCAAACGACAGAGATCAAAACCACGTCAAGTCGGATATGAAGACGGCTGTCAACGTGAGAGTGAAAAGTGTGGATGTGGCGGGTCCAACTTAGCAAAACAGTATGGAGGACCGAATTTGGGAAATTGGGTAGACTGTTGAAAGTGAAATGCCGTTATCAGGCCGGGGGATTGGGGGCCCGACCCTTTTACGAAAAAAGTTAGGTAACGGCGAGAAAATATCTGATGACTGCTGTGATATGCGGTAGGGAAAGTTCTATCAGCATACTCATATGATTTGCAGTCACCAAAAAACAGAAAACCTCAAACAATCATATAGACATAATAAATCATCAGAGCCATAACATAGAGTGGACGGAAGCAGAGAAGGCCTTATGCTGACAAGCTCTGCACGCTAAGAATCTGGACGAAAAGCAGAGGATTGAGAAATCCACTCTGGACTTGTCCACATAGTTTGCTCAGGTAACGGATGCTCTAATCTGACATGATTGAACCATGACTAGATTATATCGAAGCACAAATTTTATGGAggtgaaggagagaaaTCAAGATCAAAACATAAAGAGTATAGAGGCGCAATATCGAGAATGAAAAGAACGATAAAATGCTTACAATATCGCGCGTTGTGCAGATTGTCTGCTTGAGATAGCTGATGATAGCCTGTATATGGGATGCGAGAGTGTCAAGTCGAAGACGAAAATATGCTTGAAGCTGGTTGAAGAATGTCAAACGCGACTGTTAGGTCAACGGCGGTACTACGTCTGATAAGCGCTTGCAAAGATTATGGTTATGATAATTGGAAGTGTACAGCAAACGATAGGGGTTGAGGGGACGATACAAGAAGGTGGACAGACTTTAATGGTGGATGGTAGAGGATGTTTTTTATGACGGAATGGATGTTCTTGCGAGAGTGATGCTCTCGTTGAACCAGCGACCGAAGCCAAACAACGTCACCAAGGAAGGCCCCCGGAATTCCTCCCTACTTTTCcgtctcttctttccctgTCCCCAAATACGTAATAGGTCCCTGAGATGATGTGCATTCAGGGTAAATCAGAGTCTAAACAGCCATCCCCGTCGATCTGCCTCATATGTGGAATATTATTCGATCCTGAGTTCATCAGGTGACTAACCCTGTTTTGCGGCATGTGCGCCTCCCAAACGCGCCGAATCTTCAACAATCTTCATAACCTCAAACCCGATGGTTTCCAGTGCGAAGAAAATGGGGAAGAACAACTGAAAAAGGAAAGCCAATGTTCAAGGCACGCTGTACTAGGTTGCAGAGTTTGCGCTGTGCCCTACACCTTGCGCACGTACACAGATATTTGCGGCAGGAGGCAGATGGGAGAACGAAGAAAATGATTTCATAAAACCGATTGCCAGCTCTTTCGCGGTTCTCGGTTCTCGGAGTACCGGTCAAGAGTCAGCAGGCAGGTCCCAACAGACTGACAATTTGGCATTTAGCAGTCGGTGTCAGTGATTTGCTACGTACGGTTATCGGCGTAACTCGATCTGAAAATGAAAAGAAAAGCTAATTAAGAATGACTCACGCTTTTGAGATAAACGCAAGATGATGCGTGCGTTGTTCTGCTGTCCAGTTGTTGCTTATTTTTAACGTGATGCCAGCAGATGATGCAGTTGCAGTGTCTGCAACTTTCCATTCCCCACAAGGACTTCGAGCCTCGTCGTTGTAAATCGTTCGTTTGCTACTAAAGCGCTGCTATTATAGACTATGGTAGCTCACAGAGCGAGTAGCACACGCATCGATCTGCACTTCtggcagcagcagcatGTAGTAACCTTATACATTTGTATAGGATGTGAGTTATCTACAGAGCGTATTGTACGTACAATTTCAAGTCTCGGTGGTCCGTGCCGGAATCAACAAACGAATGGCCTGCCGTCGCATCATGATGTCTTCTGTCTTCGTTCTATTTTTGCAAGAGAACTCGGAGTCGAGGACCGTCGTAGATATTGAGGGAAGAAGCAGTACGTACGCCCCCCGGCAAAAGAGACGTACGTATTTGTTACATTACCACCTAAGCTGGTAGAATGTTGACTGATTGTTTCAAAAGTGAGGAGACAAGAGGACAAAAGATAAGGAGTCTAAGGCGGCAGGACTGACGGACGTAATGTAATACCATAGGAGCCTGGGTGAAAGGAAGACAAAAGAAAGAAAATTCATATACAAGCATACTTGAATCTGTTGCTATCTACTCGCTAGGCACGGGTATTTGCTGCAGCATGGATCACCGAAAGACGATCGATTTCAATTCCATGTTCTATAATAGAAGACTCCAGTCTCCAGCACCAGTTTCTGGAATGAAACTGAACAAAGTACGTATCGTAGTGCCCTGTCTTTCCCTATAGACAACCAAGAAGCGCACTCATTTTTCGTTGAACACATATACGATATGTGATTATCAGGGTACATATGTAGTGTAATTCCATTTTCCGCTGCTCTAGCAGGCTTTTCAGAAAAATTCCACCAGGATGATGAACTAACAATACAATAATACATTACCAGGAGGGGTAATTCTCGATTAGTGACCACAGACGCTCGTGCACCATGAACTGCCAGCATGTACGTCGCAAGAAATAGGATGCGACTAAGGGCGGGGTCTGGCATTCATCCTCCGTGATCCATCCGTCCCATATCCTTACAAAGTGACATATGACTGATATATTGTCGCTAGTTAACTGGTTTGGCATCTTGTAATCACATTTTTTGGATCTGTGCATATCCTCCGTTCATAATGACAAGACAGTAGCTGCTCTTCTGTTATCTGCACAACAACAAAGCACCCACTACTTGAATAAGACTATTACGTTCTTCAAGTTTTGTAACTATGCTTGCCGAGCAGAGTGAGAATATCACGGACGTCTACCCCTAACCTTTCCTGGGTGATGTACATGCAACAAGGTCATTGTCTTCAGAAGTACAAACTCATCTGATTATGTCGCGAGAACTTTTTGCATTTCACACAAACACTTGTGGACTAACACTAAGTAGAAGATTTGAAAAATGGTCAAATGCCGATCGGTGGTACTCGCTATATTTGCTTTTTTGTAACCCTTCGTGGGTCTGGTCTGACCTCTGATAGGTGAATTATAAATAAGCAGCAAATCATATAGCCTATACCCCTTCTTATTGCTGACTTGCTGTGCGTGGTGGCTTCTGCATGTGAGCCACAAGGGCGGAAGGCAGAATTTAGTCCGTTGTACAAACCCATACATAGTTAGCGATCAACATAAGGCAAATCCGCTGGACACGCATTAGGTGAGGAAAGATATATAAGATGAATGAATAGACTTTAATTATCAACATTCCACCTATTCTCCCTCAATTGTCTATCTTCTTGAGTACTGCTTATCCTCTCACATAGCTATTACTTACTATGTTCAACTCCTTCATCTTGCTCCAGGGTGACTTATCAGTGGGAGAGACAACTGAAGTATACGGTGGGAAGATTTTTTGATAACCTTCCGGGTTTCCCAATAAACCACCACATATTTCAGACATCCGCCGCATGTCGTAGTGGACACGCCGAAGAAGTTTCGTGATAGGCGGAATTCCAGTAGATGCTTCGAAGGGTTTGCCTTGTAGATCAGTTGACTATGTAATCAATGGCAAACtctgtttttttttctcaAAGTCAATTCACGAAATTCGACTTATACCTTGTTTCCTCTTCATTTGAAAATCCGCAGAACGTAAGACAGAGAGTTGTGACACATCTGAGGTTGGTAAATATGATAAATTAAGGTCCAAAGTCCAAAAGAGAAAATGCAATTTGCAGATTGCGGATTGATGCATGACGCATGGAGAAGAGACTGTACTGAAAACGACCGAAGGGTGCAGACCTATGAGGAAAGAGCGAATAAGAAGAgataaggaagaaaagagggCGAAAATAGATAAATGACTGATGTAAAGCCCTCTACGTCATATACTCGTACACTCCACGAGTCTATGATGTCCGTACCGGTTTTCCGGAATTCTCGGGCAATTAAATATTCCTCCAGCTCTGCTCTCTGCCCCTGCATTCTTACGCTTGCATGCTGCGATACGTTTGTTCTTGATGGGCATTGCCTTTATTGCGCATGAGTTGCAAAGCTTTCCccatcttcaccttccCCAGTATCCCCCGCTTCTCCGCTTCCCCGTTTCCCCGTTTCCCCGCTTCCCCCCCAATAATGCACTCGCCTCTCTTATCATTCTCCCCAGGTGAGGAACATGCAGAAAGCCGCGTCCCTCGGACGAAGATGACGGAGAAGATTGATCCCGAGCAAAGGGCCTTCCCATATCCTCTACCGCAATCAAAATGAGCTTCGGCTAGGCAATGAATTCTGGGCAGATGCCTATTCCGGTCTCTTGGCTGCCAGGGCCCTACCAAACAATGGGGGAAGAGTTGACTCCATGCCTTCGGAGTCCAGAAGCCGGCTGTTGTCCAGTTgccagaagaagagtctGAAGACCTCGAGATTGTCCAGGAGCGGATCCTAACTGATGAACAGCTTTTCTCGGCAATGGGTCCGCATCCTAACCAATTTATTGGAAACAGATAAGGTCTACGAAACTTTGACAAAGACTTTAGATGGAAGGAGTGGTCagagagaagaggtggGAAGATGTGATTTTGTTACGCAAAGGCATCAGACTGGAAACCTGTAGTTGTGTATCAATGTCATCTAGAAAGATCGTGGACTCACAGTTATTCAGCCCCTCCTCAATTACCCCTTCCTCAATTAcccctcctccctcttctgCCTTGAATAGACTCACTCTCCTTATAGCCAAGCAGGCTCTCTTCCACGACAAATTTCGATGACACCGTGATTGCCAACGTTCCTTGCAAGCCAGACCCAAGAATCCTCTGCCGCCATTCCTCCTAAACCTTGTCGGTACTGCGGACACTGGCAAAACTTTCACTGTGAACGCGATATGTCAGACGGCTGTAGACCTAGTCAATGACGCTGGCATGGGGGAGCATGGTTATTGAAGAACGTTTAGATCCAATTGGCATAGCTGTCTTTATATACATGGTTCCACATATCATTCTGCACTTGGATCCTTCCCTAAAGGAAAAGAACGGCAAAGCGGCTATTGGTTGTCAGCTGACTTCTCTTAGGAGGAGTGGAAGCACATTCGTTTCTGATCATGAATGAAAAGTCTATGGTTGGTCGTATGGGACTGGCTCTTATTGACGAGCACCTCCATGATGGTTTCCTCAAAGCGCTTGGTTCGGTGGATTGAGTGTCATCATCTGCGGAAATTTCGGTCAGCTACCTCGGTCGGTGATATGCCTCTGTCTTGCACTAATATCCACATGGGTAACTCGTACAGATCAAGGTTCCTAAACCATGGTCGTCTGGTTTACCTTGCTTCCACTGAGAGCTTGGAATTGGATGTGGAAATGAGGCAAGCTGGGATAGATGAAACCACCCACAAATTCAAAGTAACATCTCCATTCTAGAGCTGGGAAGGTCATTGAGTAAAACTTCGCCGATGTGATCCAGACTCGATTTTTTCCGCCAGCTAATATTAAGGGATGAGCAAAAGCTGTTGGATCAGGCCACTCGCCTCTGTTGGGAGAATGGTAGCGAGGTAGAGATTGGGGTGCCATAGAAAAGAGAGGCCATGATGTCAGATTAGATCATCGATGGTGTGCTTACGGGTTAGCGAGGTGGATAATATTATATCATTTAGCTTGTAGTGACGAGCGTAAATAGATATATAAGTCCATAGTAGCTTGGTACCGGATGgcttttcctcatctgaCTTTGGTTAGACGGAAAGCTGAGCATCCGTACCAGGTAAGCCTCATCATGTATCTGACTTTGGTTAGACGGAAAGCTGAGCatccgtaccagttctcAATCATTTAACAGCCTCTCTGCAATATTTGCCCATGTGCATGAACTCGACCTTTCAGGCTTGTACCTCACAAAGAGATCGGTCCTCTGTGTCTCTGCAATGCATACTGGTGAGAGTAGAAGGCCTGACGATGCTGATTTCTTGACGAATGTTGTCTTCATGATGGAGAGCGTAAAGGTCATGCATACTAGAAACCTTTGGGTCGATCAGATTCTCACCAGTGGGTCAGAGTGGGATAAGTGCACGAGATTCCCTGGGATGAGGGATATCGCAGACCAGGGTTTTGATGTGCCTTCATGTGTGTTAGTGGCGTTCCCGGGTTATACCGGTCCAGTTCACACTGGCACAAAAGAATAGGGCGTACCTCTGGTTCCAGTCACCTCCATGGCGAAGTGTGAATAATGGAAATCCCAGGGAGTTGCATCTAGTCGTACCTAAATCCCTCTTCAACTAGCATTTGCAATCACCATCCATAAATGCCGCATGTCCCCTACTTGGCATCTGTGCTTGCTTCAAGGGCCTCAAAACCCGTCACTTAAATCTAAACTGACTGAACTCTAAACTGACTGAAATTTGTAGTGCTTGATTCATATTTTTTAATATTTATGGTACTCTTCTGTCACCTGCTGATCGAAATGTAAATGAtaaatgatgatgatgatgatgtaGGTACGTTATCTGAGAGAAAGTAATGATGCTGGAAGCTTGGCAAGAATTTTC is drawn from Cryptococcus gattii WM276 chromosome A, complete sequence and contains these coding sequences:
- a CDS encoding Hypothetical protein (Similar to TIGR gene model, INSD accession AAW41208.1; CNA07100), with protein sequence MSPRTSISSKILATGAKNNDENTVMDEYDGRTRNARAQKRHREKQKARVKALEESVQLLTAQLEDARRQLGQLPFSGISHLPLSAHSSELSQLQAENRYLREENADQRRQLYALRVTYGGPPDASTTADLGASPPLRQGTSHSNRPRPLTNPIFSATNNDGASSASTPGEDSHRRAMSSSVRPLSAPSASPYLSSSAAFGDLRSHSLSHSGNISAAQPAGSADQAPVSMTQIESRYPVRYESYPYPQNPPLHGPPRPQAVFGVEPPDYSRGSQRNEGIWGQESSPPFVGTALSYPSVNFQNSPGMQTADSWRQAQQ